One genomic region from Flagellimonas oceani encodes:
- a CDS encoding ABC transporter permease: MFDLERWQEIFDTIRKNKLRTFLTGLSVASGIFILVILLGFGQGMRNGIENEFKQDASTSVWVWPGVTSKEYKGLNPGRRIQLVNENYDRASAMFKEDIERGSARIFVRGVNVNYGKEALIYGIQGVASDFQFIENADMVEGRFINYQDEVSNGKVAIIGNKIKKDVFNDVATPIGEFIDISGIPFKVIGVFKEMEEREEERIYIPITTAQRTFNGGNRLNNMSFTLPPVENFDEAVAQSIDFKNGLREYLQQTHTIAPDDTGAIEVWSAMEEAKRYYGLTNNIKLFFWFVGVCTIIAGVVGVSNIMMIVVKERTREIGIRKALGAKPWSIIGMILHEAIFVTAISGFGGLIFSMALLEIVGPNIEVDYIMNPSVNFNVAFSTVLVLIVAGTLAGFVPAYRAARVKVIESLRDE; this comes from the coding sequence ATGTTCGACCTGGAACGGTGGCAAGAAATATTTGACACCATACGAAAGAACAAACTCCGTACCTTTTTAACAGGGCTTTCCGTAGCCTCGGGCATCTTCATTCTGGTTATTTTATTGGGTTTTGGGCAAGGTATGCGCAACGGCATCGAAAACGAGTTCAAACAAGACGCATCTACCAGTGTATGGGTCTGGCCGGGCGTTACCTCCAAAGAGTATAAAGGGCTCAATCCGGGAAGGAGAATCCAGCTTGTAAACGAAAATTATGATAGGGCAAGCGCCATGTTCAAAGAAGACATTGAACGTGGTTCGGCCAGGATATTTGTAAGGGGCGTCAATGTCAATTACGGGAAGGAAGCGCTAATCTACGGAATTCAGGGCGTAGCATCCGATTTTCAATTTATTGAGAACGCCGATATGGTCGAGGGGAGGTTCATCAACTACCAAGATGAGGTTTCCAATGGCAAAGTCGCCATCATAGGGAACAAAATAAAAAAAGATGTTTTTAATGATGTTGCGACCCCGATCGGGGAATTTATAGACATTTCCGGTATTCCTTTTAAAGTGATCGGGGTGTTCAAGGAAATGGAAGAACGTGAAGAGGAACGCATCTATATACCCATAACCACGGCCCAACGGACGTTTAATGGGGGGAACAGGCTCAATAATATGTCCTTTACCCTGCCACCTGTCGAGAACTTTGATGAAGCCGTTGCACAATCCATCGATTTTAAAAATGGACTACGTGAGTATTTACAACAGACCCATACCATTGCCCCAGATGATACCGGGGCTATAGAAGTTTGGAGTGCCATGGAAGAGGCCAAACGATATTATGGGCTTACCAATAACATAAAACTTTTCTTTTGGTTCGTAGGAGTTTGTACCATTATAGCTGGAGTGGTCGGCGTAAGCAATATTATGATGATCGTAGTAAAAGAACGCACTCGAGAAATAGGGATACGAAAAGCACTTGGGGCAAAACCATGGTCCATTATCGGTATGATATTGCACGAAGCCATATTTGTTACCGCAATTTCCGGTTTTGGAGGACTCATTTTTAGCATGGCACTTTTGGAAATAGTGGGTCCCAATATTGAAGTGGACTATATTATGAACCCCTCCGTGAACTTTAATGTGGCCTTTTCCACGGTATTGGTTTTGATAGTTGCCGGGACCTTGGCCGGTTTTGTGCCTGCCTACCGCGCAGCAAGAGTCAAAGTAATAGAATCGCTTAGGGACGAATAA
- a CDS encoding DUF420 domain-containing protein: MTEEITLKEKRYNRLITVISIAIPLVVALLFGYKIPNAKPLSFLPPIYAGINGLTAVLLVAAIIAIKNGRQLIHRRLMLTNIILSALFLVMYVAYHMTSETTVFGGEGPIKFIYYFILMTHIVLSISVIPLVLITYSKVYLDDFESHRQWAKYTFPIWLYVAVTGVLVYVMISPYYPY, translated from the coding sequence ATTACTCTTAAGGAAAAACGGTACAATAGGTTGATAACCGTAATTTCCATTGCGATACCCTTAGTGGTGGCACTTTTGTTTGGCTACAAAATTCCGAACGCAAAGCCGTTGTCTTTTCTTCCCCCGATTTATGCGGGAATCAATGGTTTAACTGCGGTTCTATTGGTTGCTGCCATTATTGCGATAAAAAACGGACGCCAATTGATCCACAGGAGGTTAATGTTGACCAATATAATTTTGTCCGCTTTGTTCTTGGTGATGTACGTGGCATACCATATGACTTCGGAAACAACCGTTTTTGGCGGCGAGGGCCCCATAAAATTTATTTATTACTTTATTTTGATGACACATATCGTGTTGTCCATATCCGTAATACCATTGGTGCTGATTACGTATTCCAAAGTGTACCTTGACGATTTTGAAAGCCATAGGCAATGGGCCAAGTACACCTTTCCCATTTGGTTGTACGTTGCGGTCACAGGTGTTTTGGTCTATGTTATGATTTCGCCCTATTACCCCTATTAA